Within Paenibacillus sabinae T27, the genomic segment ACGGTAACACGACAGAGGAGATTCTCAAGAGTGCAGACGTGGCCATGTACCGCGCCAAGGAAGCGGGAAAAGGCGTGTATGCCCTATATGACAAATCGCTGCATACAGAGTTCAAAGAACGCATGACGATCGAGAAGCATTTGCGCAGCGCGCTGGATAATGAGGAGTTCGAGCTGTTCTTCCAGCCGCAGGTTGACCTTCTGACCGGTGATATCTCCGGCTTCGAGGCGCTGATTCGCTGGAACAGCCCGGATCTCGGGTTTGTCTCGCCGCTGTCGTTCATCAGGATCGCCGAGGACTCCCGGCTGATTATTCCCCTGGGCGAATGGGTCCTTCGAAAGGCCTGTCATTTTATGGCGGAAATGTCCCGAAAGCAGTATAACCATTTCAGAATTGCGGTTAATATTTCCGTCATACAGCTGCTGCAGGACAATTTCATTCCTACCGTGCTGGGTATCCTGTCCGAAAGCGGAATCGCGCCGAAATGTCTGGAGCTAGAGATTACGGAGTCGGTCTTCATGGAATCGTTCGAACGAATTGTCGACAAGCTGGAGTATTTGCAATCGCAAGGAATTCGAATCGCGCTGGACGATTTCGGAACAGGCTATTCCTCGCTGAGCTATCTCCAGCAGCTGCCGATCTCTACCCTGAAGATCGACAAGGCCTTTATCGATCCGCTGTCGGACAATTCATACAGCCAGTCGTTTATCAAGACGATGGTATCGCTCGGCCATGAGATGGGGCTGGAAGTCGTGGCGGAAGGCGTGGAGGACCGCAGCCAGCTGGCGTTTCTCAAGATGACGGGATGCGACAAGGTTCAGGGTTATTTGATCAGCAAGCCGCTGCCGGAGAGGAATACGCGGGAGCTTCTTGAGAAATGGTCCCGCAAGGTTTAAGCACAAGGCCATTCATCGGGTGCAGCCAGCAGGCTCCTCAAGCTGTCAACCGATGCCTTACATTGAAAAGGGATGCCCCACAGCTTCCAGCTGAAGGGCATCCCTTTTCGGTCTTCCATCCCGTATCTATAAAACAACAATTTTATTCTTGCCCGTCTTCTTGGCTTCGTAGAGCGCGTCGTCAGCTTTCTGGAATACATGGTTTTTGGAATCGGCGTCCTGAAGATCATGCATGCCGATGCTCACGGTGACCGATTTCCCTTCCATTTCAGGGATGGGCAGATTGGCGATGCCCTCTCTTATCCGCTCTATTATTTCATAGGAAGCCTCCAGCGGTTTGGAGGTAAGAATAATAACAAACTCCTCGCCGCCATAGCGCGCGGCAAAATCGTCCGCGCCGATATGCTTCAGCATTGTCGCCGCCACCTGTCTCAGTGCAATATCCCCGACCCCATGCCCGTAGGTATCGTTTACCTTCTTGAAATTGTCGATGTCGAGGATGGCCAGCTGCATCGGGAACGGATTACTCTGTTGATGATCGATCAGCCAGCCGAAATATTCGTGAAAGGTCTTATGGTTGTACAGATCGGTCAGCGCGTCGATTTTGGACAGGCGGTCCATGATGATATTCTGGATGCGCAAATCCTGCTCCGATTTCTCCGAGTTGGCCAGCGAGCGGATCAAATCCTGACCCCGGCGGATAACTGCAAAGCCCGTCAGCGCAGTTGCCGCGAAAACGATGGAGACTAGAATAATCTCGGACCGCTGGACAGAGCGATGAACCGATGACAGTCCAAGCTGCGTGATCATATACAATAATCCGAAGCCCGTCGAGGCGATCAGATAGGATTTTTTCAGATAGATCATGGAAATGAGCAGCGGGAGCAGCATAATAAGCGGCGATACCAGAATATCCGAAGCGGTAAGGACGGTGACAAATAAGGAGATGACATAGCTCCCTGCCATAATAGAGACTTCGCCCAGCTTCGGCCTCCATTTGTGAATGCATTCCAGAAGGATAACAATTCCCAAAATGATCACATCGGGAAAAAGGACGTGGGAATGAAGCATCCGGCTTGAGGCATGGACCAGCAGCGTAATCCAGAAGGCATTCAGCAGCACACGGTTCCAATTCAATTGGCGAGGAGTATGCGATGGATCAAGCATAAGGTGTTCCTCATTTCCAGTAGCGATGTGTATGTATTCGACAAGAATCCCCTTTTTTCCTCCCTCTTGATGGCAGGGTTATAATGTTCGGATTTTGTACAAAATTAACGAACTTTCACTAAAAAATATTCGTTTCTGCTCAAAAAACACGTATAATATAGTATATCTTCATTGACATATTCGTCTATTTTCGTTAAGATTCTTATGGTTTAAAAATATTTCTTACAGCTGACGTAAAATCATACAGCACGCGTGAACGCGTACTTGCTGTTCGTATATCCCTAAAGATAAGGTTTGGGGGTCTCTACAGGGAACCGTAAATTCCTGGCTACGGATGGGTGCCTTTGGCTTACCCTGAAACTGGCCGGGATTTTTGCCGTGCCGCACTTGCTTGGCATTATAAATTCGTTTTCTGGAGGAACAGATGAGCAAATATGATGTAATCGTCGTTGGTGCCGGACCTGCGGGTATTTTTGCCTGTTATGAGCTGACCCGGAAGGCCCCGCACTGGAAAGTGCTGCTGATCGACAAAGGACATGATATTTATAAGCGGCGATGCCCGATTCTGGAGGAAAAGATTCAGTTCTGTCCGCCGGCTGCGGGACGCAAGGAGTTCGCCGGATGTCTGCCGGCCTGCTCGATTACCGCGGGCTTTGGAGGCGCCGGAGCATACAGCGACGGGAAATTCAATATTACAACTGAATTCGGGGGATGGATGACGGATTATTTGGCGCCCTCGAAGGTGCTGGAGCTGATCCGCTACGTCGATTCCATCAACCTTGAGCATGGAGCGACGGAGATGATTACCGATCCGACGACCGATCCGATCCGGCGCATCGAGCAGCGCGGCTATGCGGCCGGGCTCAAGCTGCTGCGGGCGCAGGTTCGCCATCTGGGGACCGAGCAGAATCTGGAAATCCTGAAGTCGATTTACGAATATTTGAGCACCCGCATTGACATGATGTTCAAGACGGAGGTGCAGGACATCGAGACGGTCAGCGAGAACGGCACTCACCGGGTAACGGGCGTTACGCTGAAGAACGGGGAGACTTACGAGACGAAGCTGGCCATGGTCGCTCCGGGACGTGACGGCTCCGCCTGGCTCACGGATGTGCTGAAAAGACACCGGCTCAAAATGTACAACAATCAGGTGGACGTCGGCGTCCGGGTCGAAACCTCGGATGTCGTTATGCAGGAAATCAACGAGCATCTTTATGAAGGCAAGTTTATTTTTAACACTTCAGTCGGTACCCGGGTTCGCACGTTCTGCAGCAATCCTTCCGGACATGTCGTCGTGGAGAACCACAGCGGAGTCATGGCGGCGAACGGGCACTCGTACAAAGATCCGGCGCTTGGTTCCCCCAACACGAACTTTGCGCTGCTTGTCTCCCATAAATTCACCGAGCCGTTCGACAAGCCCAATGAATATGCGCGGGAAATTTGCAAGCGGGCGAACGATCTGTCGAGCGGAGGAGTGATCGTGCAGAAATACGGCGATATTTTGCGGGGGCGCCGCTCGACCACGACAAGAATCGCCGAAGGCTTCGTTGAGCCGACGCTCAAAGAAGCGGTCCCGGGCGACCTCGGACTGGTGCTCCCCTACAATACGATGAAGAGTCTCATCGAAATGGTGGAAGCATTGGAGAAGGTGACGCCGGGCATTGCCTCCGAGCATACGCTCTTTTACGGCGTGGAGGCCAAGTTCTATTCGGCCCGTCCGAAGCTGACGGAAACGTTCGAGACGGAGATTTCTGGCCTCTACTGCGGCGGGGACGGCGCGGGCATCACGC encodes:
- a CDS encoding GGDEF domain-containing protein, producing the protein MLDPSHTPRQLNWNRVLLNAFWITLLVHASSRMLHSHVLFPDVIILGIVILLECIHKWRPKLGEVSIMAGSYVISLFVTVLTASDILVSPLIMLLPLLISMIYLKKSYLIASTGFGLLYMITQLGLSSVHRSVQRSEIILVSIVFAATALTGFAVIRRGQDLIRSLANSEKSEQDLRIQNIIMDRLSKIDALTDLYNHKTFHEYFGWLIDHQQSNPFPMQLAILDIDNFKKVNDTYGHGVGDIALRQVAATMLKHIGADDFAARYGGEEFVIILTSKPLEASYEIIERIREGIANLPIPEMEGKSVTVSIGMHDLQDADSKNHVFQKADDALYEAKKTGKNKIVVL
- a CDS encoding NAD(P)/FAD-dependent oxidoreductase, with translation MSKYDVIVVGAGPAGIFACYELTRKAPHWKVLLIDKGHDIYKRRCPILEEKIQFCPPAAGRKEFAGCLPACSITAGFGGAGAYSDGKFNITTEFGGWMTDYLAPSKVLELIRYVDSINLEHGATEMITDPTTDPIRRIEQRGYAAGLKLLRAQVRHLGTEQNLEILKSIYEYLSTRIDMMFKTEVQDIETVSENGTHRVTGVTLKNGETYETKLAMVAPGRDGSAWLTDVLKRHRLKMYNNQVDVGVRVETSDVVMQEINEHLYEGKFIFNTSVGTRVRTFCSNPSGHVVVENHSGVMAANGHSYKDPALGSPNTNFALLVSHKFTEPFDKPNEYAREICKRANDLSSGGVIVQKYGDILRGRRSTTTRIAEGFVEPTLKEAVPGDLGLVLPYNTMKSLIEMVEALEKVTPGIASEHTLFYGVEAKFYSARPKLTETFETEISGLYCGGDGAGITRGLAQAGAAGVWIARGMLDRA